The following proteins come from a genomic window of Maylandia zebra isolate NMK-2024a linkage group LG22, Mzebra_GT3a, whole genome shotgun sequence:
- the LOC101486478 gene encoding G1/S-specific cyclin-E1: MIAPIGSIYRHAQHARVVNVRAMASEASDETTMTLEESMARRRRLKRRERETSWLGRKYRKSENTLHQRLRKLITITPRSPLQDAVQPASIPLVASSRLFSLHPYLGCESSDEEWVKMIGTPRNIRRSSVSFRERQPLLTPRMRSIILYWLMKVCEAYAVHRETFYLAQDYFDRFLLVERNLKLGVLQLIVLTCLLIASKMEESKPLKILHLSRVAHGIYHVEEFRHMELVILRTLRWYTRPETALTWLKFLLQVIFRKEKANLLEQPFPKDTYMRSANLLDLCILDVNSMDIPYHGLAASVLCYFVDQGLVEKVACLPREHLQPCVDWLAPFMDALEDFGTVTQKVFPTVRREDQYNIQANLDYMSILDVAHKAIKGNSPTNDVEPLDATSYRGRIYVPGQGLTSSEDEV; this comes from the exons atgatTGCTCCGATTGGGAGTATTTATAGGCATGCGCAACATGCACGTGTCGTAAACGTACGCGCAATGGCATCAGAGGCAAGTGACGAGACGACG ATGACACTGGAAGAATCCATGGCACGACG TCGTCGCCTaaagagaagagagagggagacttCATGGCTGGGACGAAAA TACAGAAAAAGTGAGAACACACTGCATCAAAGG cTCAGAAAGCTTATTACGATCACTCCGAGGTCACCTCTCCAGGATGCAGTCCAGCCAGCATCGATTCCCTTAGTTGCCTCAAGCCGGCTGTTCTCGCTGCACCCTTACCTtgg ATGTGAGTCTTCCGATGAGGAGTGGGTGAAGATGATCGGCACGCCGAGGAACATCAGACGCAGCAGCGTGAGCTTCAGGGAGAGGCAGCCCCTGTTAACACCCAGAATGAGATCGATCATCCTCTACTGGTTAAtgaag GTGTGTGAGGCATACGCTGTTCACAGGGAGACTTTCTACCTGGCACAGGACTACTTTGACCGTTTTCTGTTGGTTGAGAGAAATCTTAAGTTGGGTGTGCTGCAGCTCATTGTGCTCACATGTCTTCTTATAGCATCAAAGATGGAG gaATCTAAACCTTTAAAGATCTTGCATCTGTCACGTGTGGCTCATGGGATCTACCATGTAGAAGAATTCCGTCATATGGAGTTGGTCATTTTGAGG ACATTGCGCTGGTACACTCGTCCGGAAACGGCTTTGACCTGGCTGAAGTTCCTCCTGCAGGTGATCTTcaggaaagaaaaagcaaacCTGCTTGAGCAGCCGTTTCCAAAAGATACTTACATGAGAAGTGCAAAT cttTTAGATCTGTGCATCCTTGACGTGAACTCGATGGACATACCTTATCACGGATTGGCTGCCTCAGTCCTGTGTTATTTCGTGGACCAGGGACTGGTAGAAAAAGTTGCAT GTCTGCCCAGAGAACACCTCCAGCCATGTGTTGACTGGCTGGCCCCCTTTATGGATGCACTGGAAGACTTTGGCACAGTCACACAGAAAGTGTTTCCCACAGTAAGAAGAGAAGACCAATACAACATCCAGGCAAACTTGGACTACATGTCCATTTTG GATGTTGCTCACAAGGCAATAAAAGGCAATTCTCCTACAAATGATGTGGAACCGCTCGATGCCACCTCGTACAGAGGGAGGATCTACGTACCTGGGCAAGGACTTACGTCTTCAGAAGATGAAGTTTAA